From a single Chloracidobacterium thermophilum B genomic region:
- a CDS encoding tetratricopeptide repeat protein yields MLKRIQVIALAAVLCLTGTIAYAQCAGRKLRELHQEATELFQAGKHDHAVVVAKQALEFAKQSFGPNHPAVAASLNILVLFYANQGQYAQAEPLSKRALVILKKSVGPDHPAVAQNLNTLAGIYLAQGQYTQAEPLFKRALAIWEKALGPDHPDVAASLYNLALLYTNQGQYAQSEPLLKRALAIEEQTLGPNHPDVAASLDKLAMLYTNQGRYAQAEPLLKRALAIGEQTLGPNHPDVAASLDKLAMLYTNQGQYAQAEPLFKRALAIREKVLGPDHPAVAQSLNNLALLYQAQDHHAQAESLLKRALAIEEKALGPDHPAVAQSLNNLAVVYLAQEQYAQAEPLIKRALAIREKALGSDHPAVAQSLNNLACIYRAQGQYAQAEPLIKRALAIREKALGPNHPDVATVLKNLALLYRATQRTTEAEELEARAAKIKANDR; encoded by the coding sequence ATGCTCAAACGGATACAGGTGATAGCTCTGGCTGCCGTGCTGTGCCTGACGGGCACAATAGCCTATGCCCAGTGCGCAGGCAGAAAGTTGAGGGAGCTCCACCAGGAGGCCACGGAGCTTTTTCAGGCTGGCAAACATGACCATGCCGTTGTGGTTGCGAAACAGGCGCTGGAGTTTGCCAAGCAGAGCTTCGGACCAAACCATCCCGCTGTGGCGGCAAGCCTGAACATCCTGGTTCTGTTCTATGCTAACCAAGGTCAGTACGCCCAAGCGGAACCGCTCTCCAAGCGTGCGCTGGTCATCCTGAAGAAGTCTGTCGGCCCCGACCATCCCGCTGTGGCGCAGAACCTGAACACCCTGGCTGGTATCTATCTAGCCCAAGGGCAGTACACTCAGGCCGAGCCGCTCTTCAAGCGCGCGCTGGCTATCTGGGAGAAGGCCCTGGGTCCCGACCATCCCGATGTGGCGGCGAGCCTGTACAACCTAGCCCTGCTCTACACCAATCAAGGGCAGTATGCCCAGTCCGAGCCGCTCCTCAAGCGCGCGCTGGCTATCGAGGAGCAGACCTTGGGACCCAACCATCCCGATGTGGCGGCGAGCTTGGACAAGCTGGCCATGCTCTACACCAATCAAGGACGATATGCCCAGGCCGAGCCGCTCCTCAAGCGCGCGCTGGCTATCGGGGAGCAGACCTTGGGACCCAATCATCCCGATGTGGCGGCGAGCTTGGACAAGCTGGCCATGCTCTACACCAACCAAGGTCAGTACGCCCAGGCAGAACCGCTCTTCAAGCGTGCGCTGGCCATCCGGGAGAAGGTCTTGGGTCCTGACCATCCCGCTGTGGCCCAGAGCCTGAACAACCTGGCCTTGCTTTACCAGGCCCAGGATCACCACGCTCAGGCCGAGTCGCTCCTCAAGCGCGCGCTGGCTATCGAGGAGAAGGCCTTGGGTCCCGACCATCCCGCTGTGGCCCAGAGCCTGAACAACCTGGCTGTTGTCTATCTGGCCCAAGAGCAGTACGCCCAAGCCGAGCCGCTCATCAAGCGTGCGCTGGCTATCCGGGAAAAGGCCTTGGGTTCCGACCATCCCGCTGTGGCGCAAAGCCTGAACAACCTGGCTTGCATCTATCGGGCCCAAGGTCAGTACGCCCAGGCCGAGCCGCTCATCAAGCGTGCGCTGGCTATCCGGGAGAAGGCCCTGGGTCCCAACCATCCCGATGTAGCGACGGTCCTCAAAAACCTGGCTCTGCTTTATCGTGCGACGCAGCGGACTACCGAAGCCGAAGAACTTGAAGCGCGAGCAGCAAAAATCAAAGCCAACGACAGGTGA
- a CDS encoding type II toxin-antitoxin system Phd/YefM family antitoxin, whose product MNPLSIQEAQACLADLIHRLSPGEEVILTENGQPVARLVATCTPPPRPVPKLGTQRGSVLSMEHFDDPLEEFEEYQ is encoded by the coding sequence ATGAACCCCCTCAGTATTCAGGAAGCTCAAGCATGCCTGGCAGACCTCATTCACCGCCTGTCCCCTGGTGAGGAAGTGATTCTCACAGAAAACGGTCAGCCTGTCGCCAGACTGGTTGCTACCTGCACACCACCACCGCGCCCGGTCCCGAAGCTTGGCACGCAACGCGGTTCGGTATTGTCAATGGAGCACTTTGACGATCCGCTGGAAGAGTTTGAGGAATACCAGTGA
- a CDS encoding type II toxin-antitoxin system VapC family toxin, producing the protein MRLLLDSHALIWSQDDISQLSPVALAALSDPANDRLISVATVWEIAIKVGKKRLPLSKPFRQWMEIAIADLYLTLLPITLDHTDRQLALPPHHGDPFDRLLISQSLVEGIPIVGSDTQFDAYGVTRIWD; encoded by the coding sequence ATGCGGTTACTGCTTGACTCCCACGCTCTGATCTGGAGCCAGGACGACATCAGTCAGTTGTCGCCAGTTGCACTTGCCGCCCTTTCAGACCCAGCCAATGACCGCCTCATCAGTGTAGCAACCGTCTGGGAAATCGCCATCAAGGTTGGCAAGAAGCGGCTTCCCTTATCGAAGCCGTTCCGGCAATGGATGGAGATCGCCATTGCTGATCTCTACCTGACGCTGCTGCCAATCACCCTGGACCATACTGACCGGCAGTTGGCATTGCCGCCCCATCATGGTGATCCTTTCGACCGCTTGCTGATTTCACAGTCCCTTGTTGAGGGCATACCGATTGTCGGGAGCGATACGCAATTTGACGCCTATGGTGTAACCCGTATCTGGGACTGA
- a CDS encoding tetratricopeptide repeat-containing protein, whose protein sequence is MINLVQVMALAAVLCLTGGPAYAQGAGIEWETLIEEVRTLYRAGRYDRAATVAKKALEVAEKRVGLNHPDVATSLNHLAKSHQAQGQYTQAEPLFKRALDILEKTLGPDHPDVATGLNNLAGLYQAQGQYAQAEPLYKRALTITEKATDPDYSVVAMILNNLGRLYDIQGQYAQAEPLFRRSLAIREKVLGPNHPDVATSLENLALLCRLTRRIAEAEKLEERAAKIKANNK, encoded by the coding sequence ATGATCAATCTGGTGCAGGTGATGGCTCTGGCGGCCGTGCTGTGCCTGACCGGCGGGCCGGCTTATGCCCAAGGTGCGGGCATCGAGTGGGAAACACTCATCGAGGAAGTGCGGACGCTTTATCGGGCTGGCAGATATGACCGCGCTGCTACCGTGGCGAAAAAGGCGCTGGAGGTGGCCGAGAAGCGCGTCGGGCTGAACCATCCCGATGTGGCGACAAGCCTGAACCACCTGGCCAAGTCCCATCAGGCCCAAGGGCAGTACACCCAGGCGGAGCCACTCTTCAAGCGCGCGCTGGACATCCTGGAAAAAACCCTGGGTCCCGACCATCCCGATGTGGCGACGGGCCTGAACAACCTGGCGGGTCTCTATCAAGCTCAAGGGCAGTACGCCCAAGCTGAGCCGCTCTACAAACGCGCGCTGACCATCACGGAAAAGGCTACAGACCCCGATTATTCCGTTGTGGCGATGATCCTGAATAACCTGGGCAGGCTCTACGATATCCAGGGTCAGTACGCCCAGGCGGAGCCACTCTTCAGGCGCTCACTGGCTATCAGGGAGAAGGTTCTGGGTCCCAACCATCCCGATGTGGCAACGAGCCTTGAAAACTTGGCCTTACTCTGTCGCCTGACCAGGCGGATTGCTGAAGCGGAGAAACTTGAAGAGCGGGCTGCAAAAATCAAGGCCAACAACAAGTGA
- a CDS encoding tetratricopeptide repeat protein yields the protein MLYLTGAMAYAQGAGREWETLNQEVIKLYQAGKYDRAIVVAKKALEVAEKRVGTEHPNVAKSLTNLAYLYNAQGQYAQAEPLFRRALAIQEKALGPDHPDVATSLNNLAGLYQAQGQYAQAEPLFRRALAIREKALGSDHPDVATSLNNLAGLHQAQGQYAQAEPLYKRALDIREKALGSYHLDVVAILNNLAEIYKAQGQYAQAEPLYKRAMGIQQNVLGLDHPDMATTLNNLAEIYREQGRYDLAEPFLKHSLGILERFLGADHPDVATSLNNLAIIYKAQGQYAQAEPLFKRALAIQENVLGPDHPDVAQSLNNLAALYQAQGQYAQAEPLFKRALTIREKALGSDHPDVATNLNNLALLYEAQGQYAQAEPLFKRALAIREKALGPNHPDVATSLNNLAGLYQAQGQYAQAEPLFRRALAIREKALGSNHPDVATSLNNLAGLYQAQGQYAEAEPLFRRALDIREKALGPNHPDVATSLNNLAGLYQTQGQYAQAEPLFRRALVIREKSLGPNHPDVAAGLNNLAGLYQAQGQYAQAESLHKRTLAIREKVLGPDHPDVATSLNNLAIIYKAQGQYAQAEPFFRRVLAIREKSLGPNHPDVATALRNLAQLYRATKRIAEAEQLEERAAKIKAGDK from the coding sequence ATGCTGTACCTGACTGGCGCTATGGCTTACGCCCAAGGTGCAGGCCGCGAGTGGGAGACACTCAACCAGGAAGTCATAAAGCTTTATCAGGCCGGTAAATATGACCGCGCCATCGTGGTTGCCAAAAAGGCGCTGGAGGTGGCTGAGAAGCGCGTCGGGACAGAGCATCCCAATGTGGCGAAAAGCCTGACCAACCTGGCCTATCTCTATAATGCCCAAGGGCAGTACGCTCAGGCCGAGCCGCTCTTCAGGCGCGCGCTGGCTATACAGGAGAAGGCCTTGGGCCCCGACCATCCCGATGTGGCGACGAGCCTGAACAACCTGGCTGGTCTCTATCAAGCCCAAGGGCAGTACGCCCAGGCCGAGCCGCTCTTCAGGCGCGCGCTGGCTATCCGGGAAAAGGCCTTGGGTTCTGACCATCCCGATGTGGCGACAAGCCTGAACAACCTGGCTGGTCTCCATCAAGCCCAAGGGCAGTACGCCCAGGCCGAGCCGCTTTACAAGCGTGCGCTGGACATCCGGGAGAAGGCCCTGGGCTCATACCATCTCGATGTGGTGGCGATCCTGAACAACCTGGCTGAAATCTATAAAGCCCAAGGGCAGTATGCCCAAGCTGAGCCGCTCTACAAACGCGCGATGGGCATCCAGCAAAATGTCTTGGGTCTTGACCATCCCGATATGGCCACGACCCTGAACAACCTGGCTGAAATCTATCGTGAACAGGGTCGGTACGACCTAGCTGAGCCATTCCTCAAGCACTCGCTGGGCATCCTGGAGAGGTTCCTGGGCGCCGACCATCCTGATGTAGCAACGAGCCTCAACAACCTGGCTATCATCTATAAAGCCCAAGGGCAGTACGCCCAGGCCGAGCCGCTCTTCAAGCGTGCGCTGGCTATCCAGGAAAATGTCTTGGGTCCCGACCATCCCGACGTGGCGCAGAGCCTGAACAACTTGGCGGCGCTCTACCAGGCACAGGGTCAGTACGCCCAGGCCGAGCCGCTCTTCAAGCGTGCACTGACCATTCGGGAGAAGGCTTTGGGCTCCGACCATCCCGACGTGGCGACAAACCTGAACAACCTGGCCCTGCTCTACGAGGCCCAGGGTCAGTACGCCCAGGCCGAGCCGCTCTTCAAGCGTGCGCTGGCTATCCGGGAGAAGGCCTTGGGCCCCAACCATCCCGATGTGGCGACGAGCCTGAACAACCTGGCTGGTCTCTATCAAGCCCAAGGGCAGTACGCCCAGGCCGAGCCGCTCTTCAGGCGTGCGCTGGCTATCCGGGAGAAGGCCTTGGGCTCCAACCATCCCGATGTGGCGACGAGCCTGAACAACCTGGCTGGTCTCTATCAAGCCCAAGGGCAGTATGCCGAGGCCGAGCCGCTCTTCAGGCGTGCGCTGGACATCCGGGAGAAGGCCCTGGGCCCCAACCATCCCGATGTGGCGACGAGCCTGAACAACCTGGCTGGTCTCTATCAAACCCAAGGGCAGTACGCCCAGGCCGAGCCGCTCTTCAGGCGCGCGCTGGTCATCCGGGAGAAGTCCTTGGGTCCAAACCATCCCGATGTGGCGGCGGGTCTGAACAACCTGGCAGGTCTCTATCAAGCTCAAGGGCAGTACGCACAAGCAGAGTCACTCCACAAACGCACGCTGGCTATCAGGGAGAAGGTCTTAGGACCTGACCATCCCGATGTGGCGACAAGCCTGAACAACCTGGCCATCATCTATAAAGCCCAAGGGCAGTACGCCCAAGCCGAGCCGTTCTTCAGGCGGGTGCTGGCCATCCGGGAAAAGTCCCTGGGTCCAAACCATCCCGACGTGGCGACAGCCCTCAGAAACCTGGCTCAACTCTATCGTGCGACCAAACGGATTGCCGAAGCGGAGCAGCTTGAGGAGCGGGCGGCAAAAATCAAGGCTGGCGACAAGTGA
- a CDS encoding tetratricopeptide repeat protein, translating to MTKRIQVMVLAAVLCLAGATACTQSNNWETLNRDATELYRAGKYERAITVAKKALEVAEKSVGPDHPNVATTLNILAEIYREQRQYAQAEPLHRRALTIRENALGPDHPSVAQSVNNLAVLYKNQGQYAQAEPLLKRALAIGEKSLGPNHPDVATSLHNLAELYQDKGQYAQAELLCGRALTIREKVLGPDHPDVATSLNNLALLYYAQGQYAQAEPLLKRTQAILEKALGSNHPDVAKSLNNLALLHYGQCQYSQGAPLCERALAIMEKSLGSDHPDVAIIVNNLAVFYHEAAMYTQAVPLYNRSLAIMEKSLGLAHPDVAVILNNMAVFFYDQHAYAQAEPLYQHALDIREKTLDPGHPDVAKSLNSLALLYYEQRQYAQAELLFKRALAIREKALGPEHPDVAATMHNLATLYHAQRKYAQAKPLYRRALTIREKTLGPNHPDVGATAYNLSQVYLLQFQFNQSDSLFHRWMDIERKTWDSIFIGNSLRLPVRFYLVPAKGQIIEVEKLEERAVRIRSTYR from the coding sequence ATGACCAAACGGATACAGGTAATGGTTCTGGCTGCCGTGTTGTGCCTGGCTGGCGCCACAGCCTGCACCCAAAGCAACAATTGGGAGACACTCAACCGAGATGCAACGGAGCTTTATCGGGCTGGCAAATATGAACGTGCCATCACGGTTGCCAAAAAGGCGCTGGAGGTTGCTGAGAAGAGCGTCGGGCCGGACCATCCCAATGTGGCGACAACCCTGAACATCCTGGCTGAAATCTATCGCGAACAGAGACAATACGCTCAAGCGGAGCCGCTCCACAGACGCGCACTGACCATTCGGGAGAATGCCTTGGGTCCCGACCATCCCAGTGTGGCGCAAAGCGTGAACAACCTGGCCGTGCTCTACAAAAACCAGGGTCAATACGCTCAAGCGGAGCCGCTCCTCAAACGCGCGCTGGCTATCGGGGAGAAGTCCTTAGGCCCTAACCATCCTGATGTGGCAACGAGCCTGCATAACCTGGCTGAACTCTATCAAGACAAAGGGCAGTACGCCCAAGCGGAACTGCTCTGTGGGCGTGCGCTAACCATCCGGGAGAAAGTCTTGGGTCCCGACCATCCTGACGTGGCAACGAGCCTGAACAACCTGGCCCTGCTCTACTATGCCCAAGGTCAGTACGCCCAGGCCGAGCCGCTCCTCAAACGTACGCAGGCCATTTTGGAGAAGGCCCTAGGTTCCAACCATCCCGATGTGGCGAAAAGCCTGAATAACCTGGCCTTGCTCCACTATGGCCAGTGTCAGTACTCCCAGGGAGCACCGCTCTGCGAGCGCGCGCTGGCCATCATGGAGAAGTCCCTGGGTTCCGACCATCCCGATGTGGCAATAATCGTGAACAACCTGGCTGTCTTTTATCACGAAGCTGCAATGTATACCCAGGCGGTGCCACTCTACAATCGCTCGCTGGCCATCATGGAGAAGTCCCTGGGACTTGCCCATCCTGATGTGGCAGTGATCCTGAACAACATGGCTGTGTTTTTCTATGACCAGCATGCGTACGCCCAAGCGGAGCCGCTTTACCAGCACGCGCTGGACATCAGGGAGAAGACCCTGGACCCCGGCCATCCCGATGTGGCGAAGAGCCTCAACAGCTTGGCTCTGCTCTACTATGAACAGCGTCAGTATGCCCAGGCGGAGCTGCTTTTCAAACGTGCGCTGGCTATCCGGGAAAAGGCCCTAGGGCCTGAACATCCCGATGTAGCAGCGACCATGCACAACCTGGCCACGCTTTATCATGCTCAGAGGAAGTATGCCCAAGCGAAACCGCTTTACAGGCGCGCGTTGACCATCAGGGAAAAGACCCTTGGACCCAACCATCCCGATGTGGGAGCGACGGCATACAATTTGTCCCAAGTTTACCTTTTGCAGTTTCAGTTCAACCAGTCGGATTCCCTCTTCCACCGCTGGATGGACATTGAGAGGAAAACTTGGGACTCCATTTTCATAGGGAATAGCCTTAGATTGCCGGTCAGATTCTATCTTGTCCCTGCGAAGGGGCAGATTATCGAAGTGGAGAAGCTCGAAGAGCGGGCTGTGAGAATCAGGTCCACATATAGATGA
- a CDS encoding type II toxin-antitoxin system Phd/YefM family antitoxin, whose amino-acid sequence MTETIARTFPVTAVQSKLPELLAGMAGGEELILTADGVPVAVIKRLERTSWPSVPGTAKDRSFWMSPDFDAPLEDFAEYME is encoded by the coding sequence ATGACCGAAACGATTGCCCGCACGTTTCCGGTGACGGCCGTCCAGTCCAAATTGCCTGAACTTCTGGCTGGAATGGCTGGCGGCGAGGAGTTGATCCTGACGGCTGATGGTGTACCTGTCGCCGTCATCAAGCGCTTGGAGCGCACGAGTTGGCCAAGTGTTCCTGGCACAGCCAAGGACCGCTCGTTCTGGATGTCCCCCGATTTCGACGCCCCACTTGAAGACTTCGCGGAATATATGGAATGA
- a CDS encoding type II toxin-antitoxin system VapC family toxin produces MKLLLDTHTVLWFWWDDPQLGATAKAAICNPANQKFVSLVSPWEVAIKVSLKKLDIGGSYAGFFRQHMLRTYFEWLPFRDDHFNCLTTLPFHHRDPFDRMLVAQSLIEGMPLLSADTIFDTYGVNRIWD; encoded by the coding sequence ATGAAGTTGTTACTTGATACGCATACGGTGCTGTGGTTCTGGTGGGATGACCCGCAACTGGGGGCAACGGCCAAAGCTGCAATCTGCAATCCGGCGAACCAGAAGTTCGTCAGCCTTGTCTCGCCGTGGGAAGTCGCTATCAAGGTCAGCCTGAAAAAGCTCGACATCGGCGGATCGTACGCCGGATTCTTCCGCCAGCACATGCTGCGCACGTACTTTGAGTGGTTGCCATTCCGCGATGACCACTTCAACTGCCTGACCACGCTGCCATTCCACCACCGCGATCCATTTGACCGGATGTTGGTTGCTCAGTCGCTGATCGAGGGCATGCCGCTCCTCAGCGCCGACACGATTTTCGACACTTACGGCGTAAACCGCATCTGGGACTGA